The following nucleotide sequence is from Chaetodon auriga isolate fChaAug3 chromosome 19, fChaAug3.hap1, whole genome shotgun sequence.
GATTtactaaaacaaacacaatttaCAACAGTTGAAATGTCTGTAtgttgtttgtcttcatgtttttaggACACAACAGATTACGTTGCCTATGTAGCAAAGGATCCTGTTAACAGAAGAGGTAAGGGTTCGTTGCTTGACCACTATAGTGTATCTCACATGCAACATGCTCATTGAGCTTTGTTGCTCTGTCCCTCCTCAGCGTGTCACATCCTGGAGTGCTCTGATGGGCTGGCCCAGGACGTCATCAGCACCATCGGCCAGGCCTTTGATCTTCGCTTCCAGCAGTACCTGCAGTGTCCCTCAAGCAAACTGTCCTCCACACATGACAGGTGAGGTGTTCATGACACACTTAGCACTCACAAAAGGACAGATTCACCAACGcaagcacacatacatgttttttttttctaggatgGCAAAGGCATGACCTgtcctactctgcctctgattgtcATGACTTTGCCATCCTggagaaaaaagcaaagtggcCACAGAGACAGTGCTGAGTTTCATGATCAAAACGTTTTCCTCAGGGTATTAAACATGGAGGAGTTACCgtggacagaggaagaggaggagtcagCAGAACATCCTTACTATAATAACATCCCTGGCAAGATGCCACCCCCTGGAGGCTTCATCGACACCCGGCTGATCAATCAGAATGCAGCACCAGATGGATGCCAGGTACCACTCAATTTATGTCGATTAATCTCAGGAAGTGGAACAGAATAACTTTTTACTCACGTGGACGTAATCTCAATAACATCATTACCGttgagtctttttttaaataccaACCCAATACCAACTTTCTATTTTTGATTGATAATGTGTCTTAACCGGTAGCTGTGTGCTTGTATAACTTCAGATAGGTCCAGGTTCGGTAGATCAGACGTATTACCAGGGGCGGCACTGTGGAGAAAACTGGGGAGATGAAAGAAAACCAATATTCATACAACAGGGTAAGAAAATCCACGCTTCCCACAACCTAGATACATGTTAAATTTTGCAGAATTACATAAACTCAATGTTATTTCTCCACATTTCAACTGTAGGATCATTTGATATAAGCAGCCTGCCTGAGAGTAAAGGTCAGGCACCAAAAACAGGAGAGATGCCCGCGTATGTGAACACTCAACAGATTGATGCCCAGGTGCTCGCAGCGCTCCAGGCAGAGGCGGAAAATGTGACAAAGGGCAtggcagctgcagccaaagaGAGCCCACAGAAGGACCTGTTTGACATGAGTAAGTGTTGGTTGGTGGGGAGTGGAAGTTTCAATTCCTCTAAGTCATTAAGACTCACCTGTTGAAGCATTACAGAGTATATTTCCCACACAGTTTCTTTGAAAATGAGTGCATATTTTTTAATATCCGTTTTACGCGGCGCCCCTATGTTTTGAAAACGAGGTTGTAGTCGGAGTTCTTAATTAGAGGGCTTCCCAGCTTTTGTTTCCCGGTGACTTCAGTGCAGTATTATAATAACAGCATATCAGTATGAAGACAAAGGGGGACAGTGTTAATATCAGTGCACACAGCTTTATTCTTTCCTCCTGTCAACTTCAGCCTTAACCTTGCTATTATTATACATGAAAGATCAGTTACGTAAAGATGTGTGTAACTATGTCTGAAGAATCCATGACACAAATTACATGTGAGCAGTGAACCTATTCGAATGTGAATTGGTCTGATATGAAACGTGAGCTCGTGCATCATTGTCCACCTACTGTACAGTCACATTTTACTTTGTTTCGGCACTAACAGTTTTAAAATGGTTAATTGCAGAACTATATAACAGAAAATTAttatcccttttttttttttgcatcatcagcataacagAATGAGAATATGTATAAAATTGCATGACTGAAAtaagcctctttcacactggaCAAGAAACTACCAACATCTTGCTCTTGAGTACAATCAGCATTCATTCCCAGGTCACATGACGAATGTGTGGTTATGTCAGTTGTCTCATATCAAGAAGGACCTGGGTTTGAAATGTGACCCTGGCTCTGGGTAGAGTTCTTCCTTTGTACATGTTCCATGTGCACGAGTTTCCGCTTTCAATCCAAATAAAAGCCAGGTCAGGTTAATTAGTGACTCTAAATTACTTGGAGGTGTGAGATGAAGGTGAATCTCTTGTGTTACTTTTGTAATGGGGTGGCAACGTCCCAGTGTGTTTCCCTGCCTCTGTGGGTGCTGTGAGCATTAACGTCTGGACACAAAGAACAAGTCTAGACACTGAATGTAACCTGCAGACTTACATGTTCAGtactgtgtcatcagcatatcATCGCATCAGGTTACAAATTATATGACATATAATGTAAGTATACAGATAAATGAACTCACAGATATACATACAAATTTAGTGTATAGAcggagtaaaacatgacaataAAGTGCTTCCTCATGAAGTATTTGTAAAGCcatttttctaacattttaaaACCCGCATAGTTTACCGTCATGTTTACTTGCTAgcagccttcttcttctttgcctttttcccatacattgctgcatttctgtgtgcatCACCACCACCTGTCAGTGCGAAACTATTGGCAGGAATGTGTACTTCTTCAACTTTGTGCatgagacacacaaaacagatcCCATACATTGAAACATTGCTCCATGGCACTGCTAGTGATCATGTcatgggaaaagaaaagaaagccactgtgaagaaactgaaagaccagtgtgtaggatttagcaTCATCTAGTGGTGATTTTGCAGATTGGAGCTAACTGAATACCACccacctcaccctccctctgtgaatataaagagctcattcgaaggtaaagaaaacacaacagttatTTTCAGGCGAGTGCACATGAGTgaaacatacttatgaatattatattccatttgtGCCAATAGATGCCCCTAATAAagcacactggacctttaagacaCTCAAGATCAAAGCGCAAAACCATAATGACCTTCTATAAGTAGCTGATTTTATGGGTTAGCATAGTTTACCAGTCttgacagctgcaggaagtgATGGTAAAAATTGTGCTATCCTTCCTCTCTTAATTCTTAATTTTGGCACTGCCCTCACCCATACCAGAACCCTTTGAGGATGCTATTCAGTCGCGGTCCCATCCGCCATCCCAGGGGCAAGCCCAGTCCCAGGCTTCTGGTCTTCACAAGGCAGCATCGGTGGACAACTCCAGCCCTCTTCTGGTGCGCTCGCTGGCCTTCCGGgcacaggaggagctggagggccAGACGTGGTACCATGGCAAAATGAGCCGCCGAGACGctgaaaaactgctgaaagACGACGGGGATTTCCTGGTTCGTAAGAGCACTACCAACCCAGGGTCCTATGTACTGACGGGCATGCACAATGGACTTGCCAAACACCTACTTCTGGTGGACCCTGAGGGCACGGTAAGATGGGGTCAAAGGACATTAAAGGAGATTTGTGAAGTTTTGAATGAATAAGAATGCataatatttttcattgtgcaagaaaaaaaagactcaacTTGATCTTTGCTAAACTTATTTGGCCACAATaaacatttatcatttatctctttctcctttcaaaGGTACGGACAAAAGATCATGTATTTGACAGCATTAGCCATCTTATTGGCCATCACCGTGACAACAATCTGCCGATTGTGTCAGCTGGGAGTGAACTGTGTCTCCTACAGCCTGTCGGAAGGAAACAGTGACACTTGCAATGCCTGATGGGAAATAGGAAGCTCTGGACAGTCTCTCCTATGATCCTGAAACTTGAAGAAGAAACACGAAGAGAAGATGCTTAAAGGCTCCACGCGCTGACAGTGTTTTTGGGAAATTGGCCTGTGGTTACTTTACTGGAGGCACTGGAAGACGCAAGATTtgtttaagataaaaaaaaaattatttatagaactgttattattttgttgtgaTGACTGAAATGCTATATTTTTGAGAAGACATAGGTGCATTTGGACATAATATCTTGATTTGGTgttttaaaagataaaaaaaagacaattgtTCTTGTAGTTTAGATGAAGTGCAAATCAAACCTCAAAGAGGTGTTAACAAGAGTATTTTAGGATAAAAACCTGAAATTTTAGTTTTGTCTGTCAAGCACAACCACATTTCTACAGGAACCGTTGGCTAAGAGGTCGAGGAAACGAAAACAGTGCTGTTTATAATGAATTACTTTAGGAAAAATGTCCTTTAATCTCACCGATAGTGTGACAGCTCACTCAATTAGTCACTATATGAAACCTGCTTTTACTGGGGATTAGACCTGaatgtgttttgctttgcaGTAGTCACAAAGTGTTGGGGTGCAAACAGACATCCTCCATAGTGCTGTCAATGGCTTTAAAGATAAACTTTTTTTATGAAGTATTTCCTTGTGTCACTGCAGTCGCATGACTTAAAATCAACTGTTCTCGTGGACATTGTTCGTAGACCTTGATACCCCTTTATTTGAAAGAGGTGCTTGTGTATGCTGacactgtaaaatatttatGCTTTTCAACCAGTGATTATTTCTGAATTGGTTTTCTCTGGATTCTTCTTTTAGGTGTGTAGTCAATGATTAGTTTTGGGGCTTGAGTCATGCAATGGATATTCTCACATTCTTGATTAACGTTTtcggctttttttttgtgtgaactCTTAAAAAGTTACTCTCATTTGAATGATCACAAATGAATAGCACAATCAGAACGTTAGATCATCTGTGTCAGTTGCACCAAGACGAATTACAGATGTGTTGACACTCAATGCAGAATGTTTAATATTAGACCACCTTCACTGACTGATGTGTGTGGATATCTTATGGCAGCACCACTTTATTGCCACTAGATGTCAGCACAGACCTGCTTGTTTACCCCTGTCTGTCACACTCACTTCAATTCTCTCGTGTTATCACTTATTAGTAGCAACGGATGCTGGCTGTGTGCTGCACTACAGCACAGGGGAAACTCCAACTCTAAGAAGCAAGTTCTCAACCATTGTTGCTTGACAGGTCAGACTTCATTTGCATTTCGCAGTCCACTCAGAACAGTTTACTGTATTTAGGTTATACGGACTGTTTTTGTAGAGCGGGAATCAAATTTTGAAATGGCTTCTAGACATAGTACACAGCAGTTCTGGCTAACAGACTTTTGAAATGCTCTCATCCTTACTATTGTCAGTACTCTGATGGATACCAAATGAATGGGGCATTGTATTTGATATGCACTGGACCACTTCAGTTGAACCAAAATCAGCATGTGTTCAATGAGTTTGACAAGACAGATGCAATGTAATATAACGTGCCTGTATTTTGCTGCAAGAGGgagtgtacagtacatgcatcTCACGACAACACATATTTTAGCAGAGCAGTACAAACATGTCCAGCACCGGATCCATTTTGGTTTAAGCTGATAAGACTTTCCTTGATTCCTTGTGTCCCTTTGAGCAGCCCGGAATATTGGCGTTTTGAGAGAAACATGAGAAGAAAGGGGCACAAAGAATAATtgagtttggttttttttacacttatcTGCCATTAACTTTTACTTTGTTGAATTCTTTCTGACATAATTTCATCAAATCTAATATCTTGGGAGAAGGAATAACGTGCtaaatctttaaaaagcacGATGCCAATATAAAGAATTCTTTTTGGGATCAGTCTTTATTTCCGAAGAGCAAATTTGTAATCACCTCGGCCAAACGCGCAAAGTTCAAAGCATACAAAGCAGGAACAACTCCATACTTGAATCTCTCTGATCACATGACGATTAGCTGTGCGGCGTTAAGAAATTATCCAACCAAACACGCTGGGACGCAAAAAGAACATGGCTTCtttccagatttctgttgatgaaaatgtgccttttatttgtacaaatggtatttttatttctttctctctctcttcaaagtgCAATAGCTGATCTTCGATGGGGCATGCCTGTTCACTAGAGGTTGTGTTTTGCCCTGCTGCGTGTTGCTGCTTGAGActactgttttctctctctgtctctttctctccctccctccctctctattatatattataaatGTATCATTTCCAGACTCTAAATATAAATCTTTGTCGGAGGGAATCACACAGAAACTCACTATTTTGGAACAggtacagttaaaaaaaaaggaaataaaaacaaagaaaggagTCCAAATGATGTTTACAGATTTAATCTTTTGGTTGTATGGGTTTATCATTATTCTGTATGACTGTTGGCAATAAAACCGTGAATGTGTAGAagctctgctgttgtctctgctgtcatgaTAACACATTTCAGTTTATAATAGATGCAGCATTTAGCCAGTGTCATCACAGTTTCCATCCaaattagtttaaaaaaaatgtgttttctcactTACTTCTGGTGATATCTtgccatgcagatagtttttgtttattttcacctCAAAACAAATATCCGCTAacagtgttgttgttattcTGGATGGCCCGCAGAACACAGTCATGAAAGTTTTAAAGGGGACATATTATGGAAAATGGTTGTCGCCAAGGCTTCATATCAGATTAACAAGCCTCAACAAGCTGTTCAGAATTATTACCCTTTGTGATGTGACACCAAGGACACAAGCAATCTTTTAATTAATTGGTTATCAATGGGGTAACCAGGCAGGTAAGGAAATGATTTATTTGAAATCTGGTGTGTGCATCATGTAAATTTGTTGCTGTaaacagatgctgctgctgaatatttTAATGCTATTTTGTCAATGCTGGGAGTAACACAAACTGGTCTCCATTGTGGCTGCAGAGCTCTCACAACCTGTATGTACAAAACTACCTGCATGGCAGAATACCGTTGACAAAATAATACGCGTTTATTTGTAGTCTGGGTGAAGTTATTTTCTCAAAGGAATGAGGAAGATGCAACATGTAATAAGGCAGAACTTCACTTCATCCTGTCAAAGCCAATATCTAGCATCATATAAATAACTGCACATAGTAAACTCTTTCTATTTCATGTGCTGCATCCGCATGCCTCTTCCTTCATTTTACCAGCTTCATGCTTTTAAGGTTGATACATAACGTTTCCACTTCTAGAATAATGAGataacagacaaacacactcgcAACAATTTCAGTCTGGAACTAAAATGGAAATTTAAGAGATTCTGTTCTGAACATGCAGCATGTTGTGTAGATACGTCACCAGCACTGAAGATATTAACTACCATTCTTAACCAGCAGATGGAGCTGTAGTATCACTTAAGACTACTGATTTGCACAAACTGCATCAGCTACATTAACTGTACAGTGATAACATGCAGTTTGACCATGATGCTGCTGAGTTAATGCAAATTGTGGTAGGTttgattcatgtttttatctcaTTTACATCACATATATGTACAATTTATACTGCAGTTTTC
It contains:
- the shc3 gene encoding SHC-transforming protein 3, whose protein sequence is MLHRTKYNRFRNESVTSVDELLHGLSMNPKVSATPQSAAETSYTPPTEVQSSSTTTASSTPTSHGSDHLEDGGTTLCTLINKVSSLKFSNSGSLLGIKGLPSAVKDLAVSKLQVGGGSGSGSSSGPSPGAATAAAAAASGVGGSLCSSASHSTPCSQLEPAVSMSKKSRLDELQPGRVDWNPGGGGGLVSKPSRGWLHSSEKISGPGVTYIVKYLGCIEVLRSMRSLDFTTRSQITREAISLVCEAVPGTKGALRKRKPPSKALSSILGKSNLQFAGMSINLNISTSSLNLMTPDGKQIIANHHMQSISFASGGDPDTTDYVAYVAKDPVNRRACHILECSDGLAQDVISTIGQAFDLRFQQYLQCPSSKLSSTHDRVLNMEELPWTEEEEESAEHPYYNNIPGKMPPPGGFIDTRLINQNAAPDGCQIGPGSVDQTYYQGRHCGENWGDERKPIFIQQGSFDISSLPESKGQAPKTGEMPAYVNTQQIDAQVLAALQAEAENVTKGMAAAAKESPQKDLFDMKPFEDAIQSRSHPPSQGQAQSQASGLHKAASVDNSSPLLVRSLAFRAQEELEGQTWYHGKMSRRDAEKLLKDDGDFLVRKSTTNPGSYVLTGMHNGLAKHLLLVDPEGTVRTKDHVFDSISHLIGHHRDNNLPIVSAGSELCLLQPVGRKQ